ATTACACGTGAGATGATTTTTGATGGTTTCACGAGGTGGAGGGTAGAAATTCGGCCATTAATAAAGGCTATTAGGCAATGGGTAGACGGTTCATTCGTCACTAACAAAATGAATCCACATGACGTGGACGTTGTTAGCTTTTGTGATACGGATTATTACAATAGCCTTACCAAAGACGATCAGGATGAAATTGATCGTCTGCTAGACGGACAACGTTCTACTCAGTCCGAGTATGCCACACACTCAATCCTGATTCTCAGTGCGCCTTTGGGTCATCCTGAACATCGGGATTCAGAAATATTTCGTAACCACTACAGAAAGTGGTTGGCTAAGACATATGTTGAAGATCCCGTCACTGGATACAGAGTTGAAACGAATCAACGGAAAGGCTTTCTGGAAATGACTTTGGGTGAGGAATGGGCTGCACCTATCATTTCGACAGAAAGGATCGAGTAATGTCTATCGAAATTGGACATGGCGATCAACTGGCTCCTCGGCTCCCGCACGAGATCATGGAAGAATTACGTGATCTTAAGAAGATAGAGGACGTCCTTGCTGAGCAAACAGAAGATACTGCTTCGCATCGGTTTAGATTGCGTTCTGTAAACAAAATGCGATTAGCCTTACAAGAAGAACTGCATGCCGCTCAATTATTGGGCTCTGATAATGATTTTGAACTCTCTTTAGAAGGGGAACCGGTTCAAGATCATATGATAGCTGCAAATTTTCTTGGTAGATTTTTGGCAGATTTACAAGAACTTGCAGATCGCGTTACTTTTGCGGCTGGGGCGACATCGAGAATTAGTGAAGAATTACCAGAAAGTAGCTTGTTAGACAGTAGAATTATGATCACTGGATGGCGTGCTTCGTCATTCACTGTTCAGTTCAAACTAGTTCCACAAAGACAAACTGATGACCTCTTAGTATCTGAGCGACATAAGATTGCTCTTAGAGATTTGCGGGGACTATTTGATGATGCCACACCTGATGAAGAGCTCACCGATTTAATTACGCGGTCTGCATCAAGAACCGCTTATCGAAGACTCCTCCGCAACGTTGCCAATGGAGGAGCCACTGTAAAATTGAGGACAAAGGTTGACCCGTATCCCACCAGACTCAGCGCGGAAAAGGCAGCAGAGCGCACCAGATGGATGGACGTCGCGGAAAAGGAAACAAAGCAGATTCTAAGAGTGGCTGGCATCCTTGTTGCCGGAAACATAGACGCTCATACCTTTAGGATTAGAACCAAAGAAATCACATATTGGGGTCCAATTGCGCCAGATGCCCAGCAACAGATACAACAAATTGCTCTGGGGAGTAATGTCAATGCCATGATCAAGCAAATCACAAAATATAAGAGTAAGGTTGACCACAAACCCAGCGTAAACTGGACGTTAGAAACTATTTCTGAGGCTCCGAAAGAGAGCAGCGAAGAAACCATCAACTTGTTTGAATGATTGCTTGTCTAATTCCTTTATCTCCAATCTGATCCGTATCCCCCATGCTTATCCTCTCTGGATTCCTATTAGTCCGTCCTCAAGGATAATCTCGTTTCTGGTGACGAGTACTTTCCACCTAAAAGGTCATGCCAGAGGAGTACACCTCTCCCGCTTTATTTCTACTGTTCCTTGATGTCTGCGATAGAAATGTGAGTGCCGTTTCGATCGAGAAATCCTTCTCTCACAAGCGCATCAACTATACCTTTCACTCTTTCAGGCGGTTCGTTCAAAGCACTGCATAGATCCTGCTCGGAAAGCTGTCGAGCTTTCACTAAAAGCTTCAGAATGTTACCTCGAATCTGCCGATCCGAACCTTGGAAGGAGGATTGTACGGAATAATGGGCGCTCCGGCGATTCGGATTCGATACAGTTTGCTTGAGCATAACTCCGTAATCCATGAGCGCATAGTACCATTCCCGAATTTTGCATGTGTCCAAGGTGAGTTCAATGAGGGGAAGGATCTGGGTGTCTCTTACAGATTCGCATTTCGGAAAAAAGGAATGAATAAACACTCTTCTGATATTGGTTTCAATGAACACGACCGGTTTTCGGAATGCAAATGCTGCTATGGCTCCAGCCGTCGCAGCGCCAATACCGGGAAATGTCTTTAGGGTATCCTGACAGGCCGGGAGTGTTCCCGAGAAATCCTCAATCACTTTCCAGGCAGTCTGTTGCAGAGCTTTAGCCCGCCGGTTGTATCCCAGACCTTGCCATAGTTCCAGCACTCGACTGAAGTGAGCTTCAGCCAATGAAGCAAAATCCGGAAAAGCAGAGATAAAATGTTCGTACTTGCCCAGGACCCGTTCGACCTGAGTTTGCTGCAGCATGATTTCAGAGACAAGAATCCTGTACGGATCGTCAGTTTTCCGCCAGGGCAATTCCCGACCGTGCTCCCGGAAGTGGATCCATATGTTTTCCCGAAACAGGTGAATCGCCCGAGAGTCAAGCTCAGGATGATTGGAATCCGCGTATGAGACATTTCGGGAAATGCCTTCAGGGATGGAAGGATTATTCTTGGTAGTGTTGAATCGAGGCACTATTCTTCTTCAATGATAAACGTCCCGGCAATTATGATCGCCTTGCCGTCATGTATGAACCGAGCGGATCCACCTTCGACCTCTACTTTATACCTTCCGGACCATGATTTAATCTGCTTCCCATCTGCCGCATACAGCGTAATGGTCCGTTTCAGCCCGACCAGGTCAGATTTCCAGTGACTGTAATCCTGCCGCTGCCGTTCCGTACAGCCCGAGAAGAGCGCTGCACATATAAAAAGCCCCATAATCAGAAATCTCTTCATGAGCACAAAACCTCACGCGAAAGTATATTTCTGAGTATGGGGCAATAATAGCCCGGATACAAGTTTCTAAAACAGTGGATCAATCGCTCAGCACGTCCGCGACCGCAAGGAAGAGATCCGATTCCCGGACCACCCCAATCAACTTTTTATCTTCGTATACAGGCAATACTGTGATTCTATTCTGGTACATAAGCTTTATGGCATCCATGAGATCCGCATCCGCCTGAATCGTGCCCCGTACTTTGAGCATGATATCCTTTACTTTCGTTTCGGCATTCCGGATCACTCGAGCCCTGAAACTTGCACGAGCTTCGTCCAAATCGAGCGCATCCGCTTGAGCGAAAGCAATGGATATTTCCGCAGACTCCAATCGAGTTGCGATGCCTCCCGCCAACTCGGGGACAAGCGCTTCTATGATGCTCTTGAAGCTGAGGATGCCGACCAATTCTTCGGATTTGTTCAAAACAAGGATATTTCGGTGCCCAGCTTGCGTACATTTTCCTTCTTCAATCTGACAGTAGAGTTTTCTCAGCTTAGGCACTGCTTGTCTCAATGAATCGTCAACATAGGTACTCGCATATTCGCTCAAAGGAACCAAAAGGTCCCTCACCTTTTTTGCAATTGGCATGGAAGTCTCCTTTCAATCCGCAAGTCCAAATGCATCGCCACAATCTTCATCCAAATCGAAAGTACTCATACCGACTCGCAAATCAAAGCAGTAATACGTGGGGAACCCTGTAAGAAGTGTTTCTCCGAGCATCTTATGCTTTGAAAGCGCAATATCAGTGGCCTCCCGAGCCCAGAATCCCGCTCGCGGCGGAGGCTAGAATCAGAGCTTCGACGAGCGCAAAGACTGCGTACAATTTATCGTCATTTCTCCAAAGAACCGGCACTATGGCTAAAAAACAGATAATAGTGACACCGGCAAGCAGTGCGATTCCGATGAAATTCAAGTAATCCCCGTACGCTATTAAGGAAAGCCATGTCCAACCGTCTTTCAGTCCGAAGTGATGCAGGTAATCATGAACGTTCATATTCCAATATTTGGTGACTTCATATGCCGGCACATAGGGCTTTAAAAAGCCAAATACATAAAGACAGTACGTGAAAATTACCAGCAGAAGACCAAAGAACATGCCTTTTTCCAGAATCCCGGCGTACACGAGCTGTTCTTGTCGCGGTTGCAAGGATTTTTCAAGATGATCGGTCATATATTTGCCTCCAAATGTAACCGTATTTGAGCAGACTCACGCCCTGGTCAGCCGAATATTCCTTTTTGCAGAGCTTTCAATCCTGCGAAACCCAGCATAGCTATAACGATCCACCGAACCACAGTGGGTTTTGCCACTTTCAGGAGTCTCACGCCGACAAACGATCCGAGCATGATTCCCACGAGAGAAGGAACTACTATCAATGGAATGACACATCCGTTGTTCAGATAGATCCATGCCGCGGAGGTATCTGTTATGGAAAGCAGGAACTTGCTCGTAGCCACACTGATCTTCAGTGGTGCTCCCATAAGGAGGTTTAGTACAGGAACGTTTGCCCAGCCTGCTCCGAGACCGAACATACCGGCCATGACTCCAATTGCGATGAATAGGAGCAGCCCTTGCCAGGTGCGGTGAATCTTCCACTGGACAATTTGCCCTGTGGTTGCCTCCTGGTATACCCCACTAATGTGCAGCGCGGCTGAAATCCAGTCAGCCTGCGGTACGTCCGGCAATTCGGATTTCTTTGCAGTCAACATCAATGCGCAAATGCCGAGGATTGTCACCCCCAACGCTATTTGAACAATCTTTGTCGGCAGAGCCAACCCGATCATTGCACCGATAATGGAAAAGGCTGAAGCAATGAGAGCCACTGGCATGGCAAGCCTCAGGCTGGCAAGATTCATCTTCAATAGTCCCGGGCCGGCTGCCAAAGCTCCTGCTAGAGCGACCAACAGACCCGCTCCTCTCACGAAATCCAGGTGAAATGGAAAAAATCCGCTGATAATAGGAACGAAGAGGACTCCTCCTCCAACTCCGCCGAGCACCGCCGCTACCCCCATTACAAAGGTAACGACTAACAGAAGTACCGGCCAAATCCACCATCCGTACTCCGATCCGCCTGGATCCATCGGCGATGTCTGCGCACATGCCCACTGTCCCAGGAAAAGGACCGATACCATGACCGCCGCAACGATCAGGAAATGCCTTCCACGTTTTGTCATTTGAAGCTCCTGCCCTCATGCACGAGTAATCTTTAAAAGTCCCGAACATCTAGCCTGATCTATAAAGCTGCCGTTTAAGGCAAAAGTTCACCCGTTGGCCGTCGGAAAACGGTCGAGCACCCTTCCGACGTCATCAATGGACCCAATCCGATTCAGATCGGGTCAAGTTCCCCCAGATCTCACTCCAATTTTTCGGACGAGAGAACACTGCACTGAAAATCAAGCTACCCCGGAAAAGTCTTGATCAGCATTCCCGGCAGAATCTCGATCGGTAATGCAGCTTGTGGAAGCGCAGCCCTCCTTCTATTACAAGAGTGAGTACCTCAATATCCGTCTACCAGCCTCTTGCCGCCACAATCTTATCGATCTCGGCGCGGCGAATACGTTCTTCCTGTTCGGATTTTCGGGCGTACGCCCTGAGAATCTTGGAAACCAAGTCCGCGGTTTCCGTGGGCTTCATCAAATAGTCGTAAGCTCCCAGCTTCAAGCCGTCTATCGCTGTTTCTATGGTTCCATGACCGGTTAACATGATGACTTCGATCAAAGGATATTTTTGCTTGATCTCCTTTAGCGTTTCGATACCGTCCTTGCCCGGCATAAGCACGTCGAGAATCACTACATCCGCTTTTTCTTCGGAGATTCGCTCGAGACATTCATCGCCGGAATATGCTCGCGATACCTTGAGTCCCCGGGTTTCCATTCGTTCCGCCAGTGTCTCTACGAATTCTTTTTCATCATCGACAAGGAGCACTTTCACGTCCATGATAAGTGGCCTCCCTTCTCATCATTTGTTCTTTTCGTCTATGATTTCCCTGGCTGTCTGAAACTCACCTTCTTCAGCAAATGCAGCAGCCGCCATAGTGTCTTCCAATTTTTTCTTGTATGCCTGGCGGAGCGTTTTTACGAGCCTCTCCATGTCCACGGGTTTCTGAAGATACGCAAAAGCGCCAAGCCGCTTCGCCTCTGCTTCATCTTTCTCGGAACCGTGACCTGTGAGAACGACGACCTGGACTTGCGGATATGCTTGTCTTACGCGCCGTAGCACCTCCATTCCGTCTATGCCGGGCATTTTAAGGTCGAGCACCATGACATCGGGAACATCTTCCTGCACTCGCTGGAGCGCCTGCTCTCCACTCAGAGCGAGATCCGGCGAAAGATCTCGCATTTTCATTCGTTCAGCGAGGGTAGTGACGAAATCTTCCTCGTCATCGACCATAAGCACCTTGAATTCTTGCATTGTATCCTCCAGCTTCGGCTGTTTCCGCAGCTTTGTCGAATCAAACGGGCTGCTTCGGATAAAACAGATACCCTTCGAACAGGATTTCCCGTACGCACCCCGAAACAAACTTGTTGATAGCGAAATCTATGTGGACAAGCAGCAAGAGTATGTTTGTCACATAGTAACAGTCAGATATTTGAGTCGGACTCCCGAAAGCCCTACTGCTTCCACAAACGATTCTTGATAGTGGGCAATTCCATAGAACACTTTTGCATGCTGCAGTCCTACGGTCTCAAGGAATGAAGCTTTACGAGCCACTCCCGCCAAGATCTCGGCCGCGTATTCGTGACAATTCTCCTCGGCAAATGCTGCGGCAGCAAATGCAGTACTGAGCGAAGGTAGGATGCTGACGGCTTCCCGGGTTTCAGGAATAGGGGTTTCCGCTATTTGCAGAGCGGTCTTGTGCTCGCCTTCCTCTGCAAAGGCGGCTGCGGCAAACCAGCTTTCGAGCTTTGGTTTCCAGTTCATGGCTTCCTCTTTGTTTAGAGCGAAATGAGGTCGGTTGAAGTATTGCCATGCCATGCTTGCGCTCAACTCCGTCAAGTGGCGTAGTGTTTCCAAGATAACTTTACATAATTCCGGACCTTCCAGGATATTGGGCTTTTTGGACCACAAAAACGGGCCCGAACCGTTCTGCTCCCGAATATATGCATCTACTGCAGCCACAAGATCGGACACACCGGCAGCAGAAGAATCTCTCTTGTTTCCTGCCGTGCCGTCCAAAAGCTCTTGTATATCATGTCCGGAAAGATACCCCCGCGGAACGATCTGAACGCAGATGTTCGGCAACGCGCCCAATCCATTATCGACCAAATATTTCACCGAATCCGCGTCCTCAAGGAAAAGATGAAGTTCGCCGCCATCTGAAATATTAGACTCCAATTGGTGCACAAAGCTCCACAATCCCGCTGTGGCTGCGTCAAGGTCACTGTGCCCGGTAACAACTGAATTCAGAAGCTTAAGGGATTCGGATAAGCACGAATCACACCCGATTGCGGAATCCCGCAGTTGTGTCGACTTTTTCTCCGGACTGAAGCTGCATCCGAAGGACTTCTGAAACGAGCCTCGCTCCAACTTCAGAGCAAAGGCCCTGACAGGTGGATTCAGGTACACTCCTGCAATTTCGACAAATCTGCTTTCCGAAGGCTTTTCCTTCTGGCGTTTACCACCGCGTTTCTTCCGGGAAGCCGCTCCGAGCGTTTTCCAGATCCTGGCCACAGTGGCGTTACTCACACCGAGGGCTTTTGCCAAAGTCCGCGTCGTCCAGTGTGGAGCATCCAGTGGAGTCGAATTCAAGGTTGCCTGAACGATGGCTTCCCTGACTTCCGGGTCCAATTTCCTCGAACTGGGGCCTCTGGGTGCATCCTTTGTCAGACCTTCCGGACCTTGCTCCTGAAAGCGCTTCCTCCAGAGCAGAACTGTAGGTCTGGAGGTTTTCATGCGGTCGGCAATTTCCGTAGCGGGCAGTCCGTCTGCTGCAAACAGGCAAATCTGAGCACGAAAGACAACGCGTTGAGGTGTAGTCTTGGCTCGAATCCAGCTTTCCAGCAGTTCTCTTTCATCCGCTGTCATGGGGAGATTTTGTGTCTTTTTTCCCATGCTCTTCTTGTAACACCTTGGTTCATATGTGGCAAGTTATTTCTGTAACAAACAGATTCCTTTTTCCAAAAAAACGGGGTCGCGATCCTTAACTTTACAGATGTAGCTTTCCATAATTTGTTTCTCAATTCCCTTGGCCGCGCCCGGGGAAACAAACCCTCACTTTGAGAGGGGAATCTTCAGTCTCAACTTGAATCTCAAGCGCGGATGCGGTTCTGTGGACTGCATTCAAGAGGGGGCCTGCAGCAGGCCGTGGGTTCTCGGCCGGCTTGTTCGAGATTTCCCCTGGAAGCACCGTAATCTCCACACATTTGCGTTCGGAAGAATCCGGGACTCGTAATTCAATCGTGCTGCCGGGACCCGATCCATGCATGAGAAGATCCATGCATTGAAACAGGAGCATTTGCAGAAGCAGGGGATCTGTCGTGACGCTTGAGCTCTTTTCAGCAGGTTTCACATCCAGTGTGATTTCCTTGAGTCGAGCAAATCTCTTACAGAGATGCGCGGCCTGGGAAACAGCCTGATTTATCTCCACACTCGCGGAGATTTCATCGGATGAATGAGCAAATGCATTCAGTTTTGTGGAGAGATCGACCCCTCGCTGCACTTGCTCGGCAATACGGCCCAGAGTGCGCTGAACCTTTTCACGAGGCAATGGAGTATTATCC
The sequence above is a segment of the Desulfomonile tiedjei DSM 6799 genome. Coding sequences within it:
- a CDS encoding response regulator, with protein sequence MDVKVLLVDDEKEFVETLAERMETRGLKVSRAYSGDECLERISEEKADVVILDVLMPGKDGIETLKEIKQKYPLIEVIMLTGHGTIETAIDGLKLGAYDYLMKPTETADLVSKILRAYARKSEQEERIRRAEIDKIVAARGW
- a CDS encoding CBS domain-containing protein; protein product: MPIAKKVRDLLVPLSEYASTYVDDSLRQAVPKLRKLYCQIEEGKCTQAGHRNILVLNKSEELVGILSFKSIIEALVPELAGGIATRLESAEISIAFAQADALDLDEARASFRARVIRNAETKVKDIMLKVRGTIQADADLMDAIKLMYQNRITVLPVYEDKKLIGVVRESDLFLAVADVLSD
- a CDS encoding endonuclease III, yielding MPRFNTTKNNPSIPEGISRNVSYADSNHPELDSRAIHLFRENIWIHFREHGRELPWRKTDDPYRILVSEIMLQQTQVERVLGKYEHFISAFPDFASLAEAHFSRVLELWQGLGYNRRAKALQQTAWKVIEDFSGTLPACQDTLKTFPGIGAATAGAIAAFAFRKPVVFIETNIRRVFIHSFFPKCESVRDTQILPLIELTLDTCKIREWYYALMDYGVMLKQTVSNPNRRSAHYSVQSSFQGSDRQIRGNILKLLVKARQLSEQDLCSALNEPPERVKGIVDALVREGFLDRNGTHISIADIKEQ
- a CDS encoding response regulator — protein: MQEFKVLMVDDEEDFVTTLAERMKMRDLSPDLALSGEQALQRVQEDVPDVMVLDLKMPGIDGMEVLRRVRQAYPQVQVVVLTGHGSEKDEAEAKRLGAFAYLQKPVDMERLVKTLRQAYKKKLEDTMAAAAFAEEGEFQTAREIIDEKNK
- a CDS encoding HAMP domain-containing histidine kinase, with product MEKTEFMGKITAGVTHEIKNVLAIIKESAGLLEDLLFLAKDNTPLPREKVQRTLGRIAEQVQRGVDLSTKLNAFAHSSDEISASVEINQAVSQAAHLCKRFARLKEITLDVKPAEKSSSVTTDPLLLQMLLFQCMDLLMHGSGPGSTIELRVPDSSERKCVEITVLPGEISNKPAENPRPAAGPLLNAVHRTASALEIQVETEDSPLKVRVCFPGRGQGN
- a CDS encoding helix-turn-helix domain-containing protein gives rise to the protein MGKKTQNLPMTADERELLESWIRAKTTPQRVVFRAQICLFAADGLPATEIADRMKTSRPTVLLWRKRFQEQGPEGLTKDAPRGPSSRKLDPEVREAIVQATLNSTPLDAPHWTTRTLAKALGVSNATVARIWKTLGAASRKKRGGKRQKEKPSESRFVEIAGVYLNPPVRAFALKLERGSFQKSFGCSFSPEKKSTQLRDSAIGCDSCLSESLKLLNSVVTGHSDLDAATAGLWSFVHQLESNISDGGELHLFLEDADSVKYLVDNGLGALPNICVQIVPRGYLSGHDIQELLDGTAGNKRDSSAAGVSDLVAAVDAYIREQNGSGPFLWSKKPNILEGPELCKVILETLRHLTELSASMAWQYFNRPHFALNKEEAMNWKPKLESWFAAAAFAEEGEHKTALQIAETPIPETREAVSILPSLSTAFAAAAFAEENCHEYAAEILAGVARKASFLETVGLQHAKVFYGIAHYQESFVEAVGLSGVRLKYLTVTM
- a CDS encoding DUF6932 family protein; translated protein: MLFLPRVIPDFNGDGYLPEGIYPCGDNGLFFHFVESFPEAITREMIFDGFTRWRVEIRPLIKAIRQWVDGSFVTNKMNPHDVDVVSFCDTDYYNSLTKDDQDEIDRLLDGQRSTQSEYATHSILILSAPLGHPEHRDSEIFRNHYRKWLAKTYVEDPVTGYRVETNQRKGFLEMTLGEEWAAPIISTERIE
- a CDS encoding sulfite exporter TauE/SafE family protein yields the protein MTKRGRHFLIVAAVMVSVLFLGQWACAQTSPMDPGGSEYGWWIWPVLLLVVTFVMGVAAVLGGVGGGVLFVPIISGFFPFHLDFVRGAGLLVALAGALAAGPGLLKMNLASLRLAMPVALIASAFSIIGAMIGLALPTKIVQIALGVTILGICALMLTAKKSELPDVPQADWISAALHISGVYQEATTGQIVQWKIHRTWQGLLLFIAIGVMAGMFGLGAGWANVPVLNLLMGAPLKISVATSKFLLSITDTSAAWIYLNNGCVIPLIVVPSLVGIMLGSFVGVRLLKVAKPTVVRWIVIAMLGFAGLKALQKGIFG